The proteins below are encoded in one region of Takifugu rubripes chromosome 1, fTakRub1.2, whole genome shotgun sequence:
- the LOC101078743 gene encoding muscleblind-like protein 2a isoform X2, with protein MALNISSVRDTKWLTLEVCRQFQRGNCSRSNEECKFAHPPKSCQVENGRVIACFDSLKGRCSRENCKYLHPPSHLKTQLEINGRNNLIQQKTAAAVLAQQVQMMLPGHSLQPVGLGTNTGLCYGSYVTPLGHGMNLVQTDSLPSTQVLVPGSPPVAAQSSSSSSISTCSSSSSSSSQKLQRPDKLEVCREFQRGNCARGETDCRFAHPSDSPMIDSADNTVTVCMDYIKGRCSRDKCKYFHPPAHLQAKIKSSQQQISQTAAAGQTASVTQSTAKAMKRSLEATVDLAFPHPVLPPLPKRLALDKSSWTSALLNPGLLQYHQALANAQLQQASAAFYPTGSVLCMTPTNSIVPMVYSVTPATVSAATSPATSVPYAATAPANQIILK; from the exons ATGGCGCTGAACATTTCGTCAGTACGAGACACCAAATGGCTGACCCTGGAAGTCTGCCGACAGTTTCAGCGAGGAAACTGTTCACGCAGCAATGAAGAATGCAAGTTTGCACATCCACCCAAGAGCTGCCAAGTTGAAAATGGGAGAGTTATCGCCTGCTTTGACTCACTAAAG GGTCGGTGCTCAAGGGAAAACTGCAAGTATCTTCATCCACCCTCACACCTGAAAACTCAGTTAGAGATAAATGGCCGCAACAATCTCATCCAGCAGAAGACGGCAGCGGCTGTTCTGGCCCAGCAGGTGCAGATGATGCTGCCCGGACACAGTTTACAGCCTGTC GGACTTGGCACAAACACTGGTCTTTGTTATGGTTCCTATGTGACGCCGCTGGGTCACGGAATGAACCTTGTCCAAACAGACAGCCTGCCCAGCACCCAGGTTCTTGTTCCCGGTAGCCCACCCGTTGCAGCTCagagctcctcttcttcttctatttctacttgctcttcttcttcctcttcctcctcgcaaaagctgcagcgaccaGACAAACTAGAG GTGTGCCGGGAGTTTCAGCGGGGAAACTGTGCAAGAGGTGAAACAGATTGCCGCTTCGCTCACCCCAGCGACAGCCCTATGATCGACTCCGCTGACAACACCGTCACTGTCTGCATGGATTACATCAAGGGCCGCTGCTCCCGGGACAAGTGCAAGTATTTCCATCCGCCGGCCCACTTACAGGCCAAAATCAAATCCAGTCAGCAGCAAATCAGTCAGACTGCTGCAGCAGGCCAGACTGCATCTGTG ACTCAGTCGACTGCCAAAGCAATGAAGCGATCCCTCGAAGCGACTGTAGACCTG gccTTCCCCCACCCTGTCCTACCACCTCTACCAAAGCGACTAGCACTCGACAAGAGCAGCTGGACCAGTGCTCTGCTCAACCCGGGCTTGTTGCAGTACCACCAGGCTCTGGCTAATgcgcagctgcagcaggccTCTGCTGCATTTTACCCCACAG GTTCTGTCTTGTGCATGACTCCCACTAACAGCATAG TCCCCATGGTGTACAGTGTTACGCCTGCTACTGTCTCTGCAGCCACTTCTCCCGCCACAAGTGTACCCTACGCAGCAACAGCGCCAGCCAATCAG
- the LOC101078743 gene encoding muscleblind-like protein 2a isoform X6, with protein MALNISSVRDTKWLTLEVCRQFQRGNCSRSNEECKFAHPPKSCQVENGRVIACFDSLKGRCSRENCKYLHPPSHLKTQLEINGRNNLIQQKTAAAVLAQQVQMMLPGHSLQPVGLGTNTGLCYGSYVTPLGHGMNLVQTDSLPSTQVLVPGSPPVAAQSSSSSSISTCSSSSSSSSQKLQRPDKLEVCREFQRGNCARGETDCRFAHPSDSPMIDSADNTVTVCMDYIKGRCSRDKCKYFHPPAHLQAKIKSSQQQISQTAAAGQTASVTQSTAKAMKRSLEATVDLAFPHPVLPPLPKRLALDKSSWTSALLNPGLLQYHQALANAQLQQASAAFYPTVPMVYSVTPATVSAATSPATSVPYAATAPANQIILK; from the exons ATGGCGCTGAACATTTCGTCAGTACGAGACACCAAATGGCTGACCCTGGAAGTCTGCCGACAGTTTCAGCGAGGAAACTGTTCACGCAGCAATGAAGAATGCAAGTTTGCACATCCACCCAAGAGCTGCCAAGTTGAAAATGGGAGAGTTATCGCCTGCTTTGACTCACTAAAG GGTCGGTGCTCAAGGGAAAACTGCAAGTATCTTCATCCACCCTCACACCTGAAAACTCAGTTAGAGATAAATGGCCGCAACAATCTCATCCAGCAGAAGACGGCAGCGGCTGTTCTGGCCCAGCAGGTGCAGATGATGCTGCCCGGACACAGTTTACAGCCTGTC GGACTTGGCACAAACACTGGTCTTTGTTATGGTTCCTATGTGACGCCGCTGGGTCACGGAATGAACCTTGTCCAAACAGACAGCCTGCCCAGCACCCAGGTTCTTGTTCCCGGTAGCCCACCCGTTGCAGCTCagagctcctcttcttcttctatttctacttgctcttcttcttcctcttcctcctcgcaaaagctgcagcgaccaGACAAACTAGAG GTGTGCCGGGAGTTTCAGCGGGGAAACTGTGCAAGAGGTGAAACAGATTGCCGCTTCGCTCACCCCAGCGACAGCCCTATGATCGACTCCGCTGACAACACCGTCACTGTCTGCATGGATTACATCAAGGGCCGCTGCTCCCGGGACAAGTGCAAGTATTTCCATCCGCCGGCCCACTTACAGGCCAAAATCAAATCCAGTCAGCAGCAAATCAGTCAGACTGCTGCAGCAGGCCAGACTGCATCTGTG ACTCAGTCGACTGCCAAAGCAATGAAGCGATCCCTCGAAGCGACTGTAGACCTG gccTTCCCCCACCCTGTCCTACCACCTCTACCAAAGCGACTAGCACTCGACAAGAGCAGCTGGACCAGTGCTCTGCTCAACCCGGGCTTGTTGCAGTACCACCAGGCTCTGGCTAATgcgcagctgcagcaggccTCTGCTGCATTTTACCCCACAG TCCCCATGGTGTACAGTGTTACGCCTGCTACTGTCTCTGCAGCCACTTCTCCCGCCACAAGTGTACCCTACGCAGCAACAGCGCCAGCCAATCAG
- the LOC101078743 gene encoding muscleblind-like protein 2a isoform X8, with translation MALNISSVRDTKWLTLEVCRQFQRGNCSRSNEECKFAHPPKSCQVENGRVIACFDSLKGRCSRENCKYLHPPSHLKTQLEINGRNNLIQQKTAAAVLAQQVQMMLPGHSLQPVGLGTNTGLCYGSYVTPLGHGMNLVQTDSLPSTQVLVPGSPPVAAQSSSSSSISTCSSSSSSSSQKLQRPDKLEVCREFQRGNCARGETDCRFAHPSDSPMIDSADNTVTVCMDYIKGRCSRDKCKYFHPPAHLQAKIKSSQQQISQTAAAGQTASVAFPHPVLPPLPKRLALDKSSWTSALLNPGLLQYHQALANAQLQQASAAFYPTGSVLCMTPTNSIVPMVYSVTPATVSAATSPATSVPYAATAPANQIILK, from the exons ATGGCGCTGAACATTTCGTCAGTACGAGACACCAAATGGCTGACCCTGGAAGTCTGCCGACAGTTTCAGCGAGGAAACTGTTCACGCAGCAATGAAGAATGCAAGTTTGCACATCCACCCAAGAGCTGCCAAGTTGAAAATGGGAGAGTTATCGCCTGCTTTGACTCACTAAAG GGTCGGTGCTCAAGGGAAAACTGCAAGTATCTTCATCCACCCTCACACCTGAAAACTCAGTTAGAGATAAATGGCCGCAACAATCTCATCCAGCAGAAGACGGCAGCGGCTGTTCTGGCCCAGCAGGTGCAGATGATGCTGCCCGGACACAGTTTACAGCCTGTC GGACTTGGCACAAACACTGGTCTTTGTTATGGTTCCTATGTGACGCCGCTGGGTCACGGAATGAACCTTGTCCAAACAGACAGCCTGCCCAGCACCCAGGTTCTTGTTCCCGGTAGCCCACCCGTTGCAGCTCagagctcctcttcttcttctatttctacttgctcttcttcttcctcttcctcctcgcaaaagctgcagcgaccaGACAAACTAGAG GTGTGCCGGGAGTTTCAGCGGGGAAACTGTGCAAGAGGTGAAACAGATTGCCGCTTCGCTCACCCCAGCGACAGCCCTATGATCGACTCCGCTGACAACACCGTCACTGTCTGCATGGATTACATCAAGGGCCGCTGCTCCCGGGACAAGTGCAAGTATTTCCATCCGCCGGCCCACTTACAGGCCAAAATCAAATCCAGTCAGCAGCAAATCAGTCAGACTGCTGCAGCAGGCCAGACTGCATCTGTG gccTTCCCCCACCCTGTCCTACCACCTCTACCAAAGCGACTAGCACTCGACAAGAGCAGCTGGACCAGTGCTCTGCTCAACCCGGGCTTGTTGCAGTACCACCAGGCTCTGGCTAATgcgcagctgcagcaggccTCTGCTGCATTTTACCCCACAG GTTCTGTCTTGTGCATGACTCCCACTAACAGCATAG TCCCCATGGTGTACAGTGTTACGCCTGCTACTGTCTCTGCAGCCACTTCTCCCGCCACAAGTGTACCCTACGCAGCAACAGCGCCAGCCAATCAG
- the LOC101078743 gene encoding muscleblind-like protein 2a isoform X7, whose translation MALNISSVRDTKWLTLEVCRQFQRGNCSRSNEECKFAHPPKSCQVENGRVIACFDSLKGRCSRENCKYLHPPSHLKTQLEINGRNNLIQQKTAAAVLAQQVQMMLPGHSLQPVGLGTNTGLCYGSYVTPLGHGMNLVQTDSLPSTQVLVPGSPPVAAQSSSSSSISTCSSSSSSSSQKLQRPDKLEVCREFQRGNCARGETDCRFAHPSDSPMIDSADNTVTVCMDYIKGRCSRDKCKYFHPPAHLQAKIKSSQQQISQTAAAGQTASVTQSTAKAMKRSLEATVDLAFPHPVLPPLPKRLALDKSSWTSALLNPGLLQYHQALANAQLQQASAAFYPTGSVLCMTPTNSIATSPATSVPYAATAPANQIILK comes from the exons ATGGCGCTGAACATTTCGTCAGTACGAGACACCAAATGGCTGACCCTGGAAGTCTGCCGACAGTTTCAGCGAGGAAACTGTTCACGCAGCAATGAAGAATGCAAGTTTGCACATCCACCCAAGAGCTGCCAAGTTGAAAATGGGAGAGTTATCGCCTGCTTTGACTCACTAAAG GGTCGGTGCTCAAGGGAAAACTGCAAGTATCTTCATCCACCCTCACACCTGAAAACTCAGTTAGAGATAAATGGCCGCAACAATCTCATCCAGCAGAAGACGGCAGCGGCTGTTCTGGCCCAGCAGGTGCAGATGATGCTGCCCGGACACAGTTTACAGCCTGTC GGACTTGGCACAAACACTGGTCTTTGTTATGGTTCCTATGTGACGCCGCTGGGTCACGGAATGAACCTTGTCCAAACAGACAGCCTGCCCAGCACCCAGGTTCTTGTTCCCGGTAGCCCACCCGTTGCAGCTCagagctcctcttcttcttctatttctacttgctcttcttcttcctcttcctcctcgcaaaagctgcagcgaccaGACAAACTAGAG GTGTGCCGGGAGTTTCAGCGGGGAAACTGTGCAAGAGGTGAAACAGATTGCCGCTTCGCTCACCCCAGCGACAGCCCTATGATCGACTCCGCTGACAACACCGTCACTGTCTGCATGGATTACATCAAGGGCCGCTGCTCCCGGGACAAGTGCAAGTATTTCCATCCGCCGGCCCACTTACAGGCCAAAATCAAATCCAGTCAGCAGCAAATCAGTCAGACTGCTGCAGCAGGCCAGACTGCATCTGTG ACTCAGTCGACTGCCAAAGCAATGAAGCGATCCCTCGAAGCGACTGTAGACCTG gccTTCCCCCACCCTGTCCTACCACCTCTACCAAAGCGACTAGCACTCGACAAGAGCAGCTGGACCAGTGCTCTGCTCAACCCGGGCTTGTTGCAGTACCACCAGGCTCTGGCTAATgcgcagctgcagcaggccTCTGCTGCATTTTACCCCACAG GTTCTGTCTTGTGCATGACTCCCACTAACAGCATAG CCACTTCTCCCGCCACAAGTGTACCCTACGCAGCAACAGCGCCAGCCAATCAG
- the LOC101078743 gene encoding muscleblind-like protein 2 isoform X9 has product MALNISSVRDTKWLTLEVCRQFQRGNCSRSNEECKFAHPPKSCQVENGRVIACFDSLKGRCSRENCKYLHPPSHLKTQLEINGRNNLIQQKTAAAVLAQQVQMMLPGHSLQPVGLGTNTGLCYGSYVTPLGHGMNLVQTDSLPSTQVLVPGSPPVAAQSSSSSSISTCSSSSSSSSQKLQRPDKLEVCREFQRGNCARGETDCRFAHPSDSPMIDSADNTVTVCMDYIKGRCSRDKCKYFHPPAHLQAKIKSSQQQISQTAAAGQTASVAFPHPVLPPLPKRLALDKSSWTSALLNPGLLQYHQALANAQLQQASAAFYPTVPMVYSVTPATVSAATSPATSVPYAATAPANQIILK; this is encoded by the exons ATGGCGCTGAACATTTCGTCAGTACGAGACACCAAATGGCTGACCCTGGAAGTCTGCCGACAGTTTCAGCGAGGAAACTGTTCACGCAGCAATGAAGAATGCAAGTTTGCACATCCACCCAAGAGCTGCCAAGTTGAAAATGGGAGAGTTATCGCCTGCTTTGACTCACTAAAG GGTCGGTGCTCAAGGGAAAACTGCAAGTATCTTCATCCACCCTCACACCTGAAAACTCAGTTAGAGATAAATGGCCGCAACAATCTCATCCAGCAGAAGACGGCAGCGGCTGTTCTGGCCCAGCAGGTGCAGATGATGCTGCCCGGACACAGTTTACAGCCTGTC GGACTTGGCACAAACACTGGTCTTTGTTATGGTTCCTATGTGACGCCGCTGGGTCACGGAATGAACCTTGTCCAAACAGACAGCCTGCCCAGCACCCAGGTTCTTGTTCCCGGTAGCCCACCCGTTGCAGCTCagagctcctcttcttcttctatttctacttgctcttcttcttcctcttcctcctcgcaaaagctgcagcgaccaGACAAACTAGAG GTGTGCCGGGAGTTTCAGCGGGGAAACTGTGCAAGAGGTGAAACAGATTGCCGCTTCGCTCACCCCAGCGACAGCCCTATGATCGACTCCGCTGACAACACCGTCACTGTCTGCATGGATTACATCAAGGGCCGCTGCTCCCGGGACAAGTGCAAGTATTTCCATCCGCCGGCCCACTTACAGGCCAAAATCAAATCCAGTCAGCAGCAAATCAGTCAGACTGCTGCAGCAGGCCAGACTGCATCTGTG gccTTCCCCCACCCTGTCCTACCACCTCTACCAAAGCGACTAGCACTCGACAAGAGCAGCTGGACCAGTGCTCTGCTCAACCCGGGCTTGTTGCAGTACCACCAGGCTCTGGCTAATgcgcagctgcagcaggccTCTGCTGCATTTTACCCCACAG TCCCCATGGTGTACAGTGTTACGCCTGCTACTGTCTCTGCAGCCACTTCTCCCGCCACAAGTGTACCCTACGCAGCAACAGCGCCAGCCAATCAG